From Echeneis naucrates chromosome 7, fEcheNa1.1, whole genome shotgun sequence, one genomic window encodes:
- the zfp64 gene encoding zinc finger protein 64, protein MTTYNGEVAAGHSVVVEVSPDIHICGFCKQQYNNFEDFLAHKQNGCSLPTSGPSATAATSSLPDSSTEFVFEETYQTCVMRGVKKILTKAQKTPSKKLKPTLTSKRHSCCFSGCTFKTQYGQKDMERHLKTHTGEKPFECELCHKRFSRRDKLNMHSRLHTGEKPHKCKHCPYAAADSSSLKKHLRIHYDERPFKCQICPYASRNSSQLTVHLRSHTGDAPFQCQQCDAKFKINSDLKRHVRIHSGEKPYKCEFCEYRCAMKGNLKSHIQIKHGTENSFHCVHCDFKCSNKTALRQHSREHQPTQPIRCSKCTYSCSSKGALKVHERIHSEERPFKCDFCNFSSKQRSNLVIHKKKCHSDKPEKGGRGGGKSGGGDSPKPVSSRYRAKLDAARAFCCDSCDASFVREDSLRSHKKQHRDTQSVLQLQLSAPADAVSLVPVTASQHSAQLEVPIPSDSMAPYSNAQLKIIVSHPLGPENPLIPSGVDGQSKSNMVLLSPENQDMVVNSMIQQVNLLAPVQSLGSSQNAEAALESQTVLLTQLSPEDANNPLHQVLLQTAITSQDSSSGTQTFITTCSELEGLNALIQEGGTEVTVVTEGNTTMVTAPTPPGMVCGPSEDIPKPGGTVPVEDSALPCEENELLVPNIGLGGQNMVIHSVPLIVSTQPQQNAVEQLSPHTLYSDSHTLEGIPQ, encoded by the exons ATGACAACATACAACGGCGAAG TCGCTGCAGGACACTCGGTTGTAGTGGAGGTGAGCCCAGATATCCACATCTGTGGCTTCTGCAAGCAGCAGTACAATAATTTTGAGGACTTTCTCGCCCATAAGCAAAATGGATGTTCCCTTCCCACCTCTGGCCCATCAGCCACCGCTGCTACATCCTCCCTTCCAG ATTCCAGCACCGAGTTTGTTTTCGAGGAAACCTACCAGACCTGTGTTATGAGAGGCGTCAAAAAGATCCTGACCAAAGCGCAGAAAACGCCCTCCAAAAAATTAAAACCCACCCTGACGTCAAAgagacacagctgctgtttctcaG GTTGCACTTTTAAAACACAGTATGGCCAAAAAGACATGGAGCGCCATCTTAAAACCCACACCG GTGAGAAGCCGTTTGAATGTGAGTTGTGCCACAAGCGCTTCAGCCGGCGGGACAAGCTCAACATGCACAGCCGCTTACACACAGGGGAGAAGCCGCACAAGTGTAAGCACTGTCCGTATGCTGCAGCcgacagcagcagcctgaagaAGCACCTGCGTATCCACTATGATGAGCGGCCATTTAAATGCCAGATCTGTCCTTATGCCAGCCGCAACTCCAGCCAGCTCACCGTGCACCTCCGCTCCCACACTG GGGATGCACCTTTCCAGTGCCAGCAATGTGATGCAAAGTTCAAAATCAACTCAGACCTGAAGAGGCACGTCCGGATTCACTCTGGTGAAAAACCATATAAATGTGAGTTCTGTGAGTACCGCTGCGCCATGAAAGGCAACCTGAAATCTCACATTCAGATAAAGCACGGCACGGAGAACTCCTTCCACTGCGTGCACTGTGATTTCAAGTGTTCCAACAAGACCGCTCTGCGGCAGCACTCCAGGGAGCACCAACCAACTCAACCCATCCGGTGTTCAAAGTGCACTTACTCCTGCTCCAGCAAGGGGGCGCTCAAAGTCCACGAGAGGATCCACTCGGAGGAGCGTCCCTTTAAATGTGACTTCTGCAACTTCTCCTCCAAGCAGCGCAGCAACCTCGTCATCCACAAAAAGAAGTGCCACTCGGATAAGCCGGAGAAAGGCGGCAGGGGTGGAGGTAAGAGTGGAGGCGGAGACTCTCCAAAGCCGGTCAGCTCCCGGTACCGGGCCAAACTGGATGCGGCTCGCGCCTTTTGCTGTGACTCATGCGACGCTTCTTTCGTCAGGGAGGACTCCCTGCGCAGCCACAAGAAGCAACATAGAGATACTCAGAGTgtactgcagctgcagctctccgCTCCAGCAGATGCAGTCAGTTTGGTCCCTGTCACAGCGTCACAACACAGCGCCCAGCTGGAAGTTCCCATCCCATCTGACTCGATGGCGCCTTACAGCAATGCACAGCTCAAAATCATCGTATCTCACCCTCTGGGCCCAGAGAACCCCTTAATCCCGTCTGGTGTGGATGGTCAAAGCAAAAGCAACATGGTCCTGCTGAGCCCTGAAAACCAGGACATGGTAGTCAACTCCATGATCCAACAGGTCAACCTGCTAGCGCCTGTGCAGTCCCTCGGGTCGTCTCAGAATGCAGAGGCCGCCCTTGAATCCCAGACGGTCCTCCTGACACAGCTGAGCCCCGAGGACGCCAACAACCCGCTCCACCAGGTGCTGCTGCAGACGGCCATAACCTCTCAGGACTCCAGCAGCGGCACGCAGACCTTCATCACCACCTGCTCTGAGCTGGAGGGCCTCAACGCCTTGATCCAGGAAGGTGGCACAGAGGTTACAGTGGTGACAGAAGGGAACACCACCATGGTGACGGCACCAACTCCACCTGGCATGGTGTGTGGACCATCAGAGGACATCCCCAAACCTGGAGGGACTGTTCCGGTCGAGGACAGTGCCTTGCCCTGTGAGGAAAATGAGTTGCTGGTGCCAAACATCGGCCTGGGCGGCCAGAACATGGTCATTCACAGCGTCCCCCTGATTGTGTCCACTCAGCCACAGCAGAACGCAGTAGAGCAGCTCTCTCCTCACACACTCTACtcagattcacacacactgGAAGGAATCCCACAATGA